DNA from Tripterygium wilfordii isolate XIE 37 chromosome 15, ASM1340144v1, whole genome shotgun sequence:
GCAATCAATGTTTTCATTGAATTTCCTTTGATCTTAGTCACTGAACTTTTGATGAAGccagtttcatgtttttgcttgGTTGCCTTGATTGTAGTTGTTGAAGCTTTATACCATCAAACTGGGATAATGTCCGTTTTGTGGTCATGGATTCCTTCCCTTTTATTGGACTGACATTTGGGACTATTCTAATTACAGGTGGTGTTCCGTTGCATTGACACTGGAAACAAAATAAGCTTTCGATTTGGTACAGATGAAGCTGTTGAAAGTACGCATTTTTTACCTTTAGTTCTTGGCGTTATTCTTACCCTGTCTAACTGATAAGCCATTTTATTtgcttatatttttattttggcgTGAGTATCGATTCAATTGGTGTTTACCTACGCTTGTTAAAAGTTTATTGCAATGCATCTTGAGTTCTTTTCTGCAATTAGCATAAATCTCCTTATTTTCTACTAAGGTAGGTAGTGTATCTAATGGTTGATGCCGGCTCCTGATGGTTGTAAAATGTTAGAtaagaaaggaaggaagaaagtaagtaaaaggaaaggaaataaaaaaagaaaaagaaaaggagaagcaCAGGCATTTGAATGAAGGCCAGTGAGTGCTGTGGACCTGTGGCATATGATTCTAGAATTTCTTTTTGGCTGCAACTCCTGAACGGCTGAACCATATGTGCTGCTATCCTGCTaggataaattttgaatttttgtccaATAAGCGTTTTAATTATCTAGGGCTTTTAGGTTTAGTCTTGTAGGGAAGAGGACTTGGGATTTGTCATTAAAATTCGGTTTCGAACTGAGATTGGCTAGCTTGTTAATAACAGCTGGAACCCGGAAACCTTCAGATACCAATGACCTGAATTTGAACCTAGTATTGCACATGCACACCCTTTTCTTCACTCATGATTTGCTTAAGTAGACTCTTGTAGCGTGTGCGATTCATGTGCACCCATGTTACTCCATTTTGGATCGGAATAGGGTGACTTATTAGACAACCGAAGCAGTCTTTGCCAACCCATGTATGTTCCATCCTAGCGATTACACTAAGTTTTTGAATGTGGAAAATACTAGAAGGACACCAAGCGGGTGCCACTGAAATACAGTGTAGGATTGAAGATAAATATAGGATACAAAGAAGTTACGAAGGTTGACATCAATGTCACAAGAAAATCAGAATTCACAGTTGTAGAACCAGTCATCAAGGAGACAAGGGCCACTGGAAAAAGTTGATTGTGATGCTTGAAAAGCTATCTAATTCCTTTCCAATTAAATAAAAGTATCATGGCAATCAACTTCTCTCTCCCTGTAGATATGCTGAAAAGTTTGCTCATGACGTTTCCTATCCCAGGAATTAGACGTTGCTCAAGACACTCTCTAAAGTTTGTGGTCACGTTCCCTTTGTTTCCTAGTTGAATTGCTATGGAGAAGAAGGTGACTAATTGACTTCTTATGTCTTTATTGAGGAAGCTTCTTTCAGCATATTTCTTCTGCGCCTTTGGTGTTTATCTGCCGTCCAGATATTGTGCCATTTTTATTAATGTTAGTGAATAAGGAGATTTGGATGAAAACTTATGAATGTCTTATACCATTCCTCTTTTACCAATTCAAATCTTCCCATTAAGCATAAATAGTTTAGCTTCAATTCAGTTTAACTCTAAAGTGATTCTTTGAGGTTGACACTTCAAATTTTGGTCATCTATGCATCGTAGTTACAACTTACTTACATTACATGAGGCCATTAGTTTAGCCTACTTGTATCCTTTTGTGCCCTTGGTGGGccataataaatattttttgcattaaaaaaaaacagtttgCTCTTGCctgcaattttgttttcttactgGAATTACAGTTCTTTATGATGCTAAGATCAATCCAAAATAATTTTCCACAGGGGTATTTGTTGAGGAAAAATCATTCACGTGTTTGTATACAGAAAGTGAGACTGCTTTTCTAATCGAGTGAGTTCTAATCACCCTTCCAAGCAGTGGCCCACTATGAACATTCATTTAAATATAGTTTAGCTGCAGTAGGATTGTTTTTGAAGTGGTGAgttaattcttaatattttgaaAGAGGAAATCAACCTTGTACCTTGTGCAAGTGTAAGGAGCTCACTACCACTAGGCAACTAGAGCTCCTTTTGGAACTACAACAGATAAAGAATCACAGTCCATGATTTACTGAGCATTGAATGTCCTTCTTGCTTTAATTTTTTGCAGGCCTGATACCTTTGATCAACTGGAGGTTCCTTTGGATCTGTTTGGCAAGGCTGCTTCATATCTCAAAGGTTGGTGAAAAATCAGGAGGAATCCATGGACCCCTACTATTATCGGACGTGGCTATGCTCTAAGCTTCTAAATCCTGATAAGCTATCAATGGGCCATACTTTCTTTAAGAATCATCATGCTTAATTGCCAAAGTTAACATGCATCTGGGTGAATGTGATATTTCATGGTTCGTAGGTGACATGAAGGTTAGATTGCTGTTGTATGACGACAGACCATTGTctggatcaattccaaagcatgtgACCTGCACTGTTAAGGAGACACAGCCTCATGTGAAGGGAATTTCAGCAACACCGAGGTATTTCCGCTATATGGCAGATGCTCATTCGTACCTTCTTATATGCCTATGTCTTTCGCAGTGAACTTATTTTCACTTGCAATTTCATGCTGGCAAATAAATTGCTTGAATTAATTTGTGGGTCCTGGCTTGTTCCATCTGACGTAAGTGTTGAAGATATTACTAGTGTACTGTTACATGATGCGGGCAATCACTTCCACAATCCATATTTACCATTTCCTTGAGCAGTTTGAGGCGATAAGATTTTCCTTTTTGAATTCTAAGGCACCCAGGTGGTGCAAAAGAAGATATTACGGAGAGGCTATAATCATGGCCTCAAGCCAGTTGGCTCAAATCCAGAACAACATTCTTTTCAATCTGTTAAAGCTGTAAACAGGAAAGCTGTCTCTAtagggttttgtgcaattaaagATTCTGTTGTTCTTTCTTTCCAAATTAACCACATTGTAATTATAGCGGGAGTATGAACAAGCCCTCTTTTTAGTCTAATTGTAGATGGTGAATCCCAGGCCTTGAAATTACCTGCGCCACATTACCTCTGATAGCCCGTTCAATTCTGATGAGATTCTAGATAGTAGATACACCCAAATGCATCTAAACCGTGATGAGTGAGCAGGACTTGGCTAATGATTCAGTACTTCACCTTTTTGCAAGGTTGTAACCCATTTTTCGTGAGCTAGCGTAGTCAAAATATTCCCCACTGAGCTTCCCCACAAAAGAAAGATTCCCTTGGTGGAACTTTAGGTTTCCAGATGCGACGCCATGGAAGATGGGTTGCAATGATATGTTCCATCTCTAATGTCCTTGTAGATCCCGTCTTTTGAGAGTTTCCAGCATATTCTATCTTCGGTGCTGGAATCAAACCTAGGACTGTAGATAAGCTCCCAGAAACTGAGGATTGAGTCAATCCCCAATCTTGATCTTTATCTCGGGACATCATGGTGACTGAGATTTCTATGCCTTCTGTATTTAACCTTTCTATGGTCGCTTATACTGTTTATTCTGGTCTCCTCAAGGTTTTCAAATTTCCACTTGTGGCCCTTTGTTGAAGCATGATGCACCCATCATGATAAGGATTTTGGAAGAGGAGTTAGACTATAATTTTGAAACCTGGAAGTACGGTTTATGTACCTTCTAGTGGGGATGTAGATGAGGGAATTCAATGTTATTTAACTACCCTTGTCTACATAGGCAAAGGGTTCAGGTGGGAGCAGCATGAGCTTTGCAGGTAGAGTTCTCCATTAGGGTGACTCGATAGCTAGATTAATAGCCTTTGGTAAATTCTTTTATTCAGAAAGTAGACATTGAACCTCTAAGTCAGCTTGTCTTTTGCCTTGTGGCTTGGATCGAAGGAGAAGGTGTGGTGTGAAGGTAGATCCCTACTAGCTTATGCGGGTAAAAGAGTAATTGAGCAAACATTGAATAAGACAGTCCCTGAAGGTTCCCAAGCAGCTGAATATTTATTCCCTAAGGATTTATTTGATCCAATCATACCACATAATCTTTTAAAGGGCGTTCCGAGTGAGTTATTTCAGTTTCttgctttctttccttttgaatcaaaattcaatgaAGTAGAAAGTAGACTAGAGCGTTTTATGCATAATAATGTTGTAAGGAGAGGAAACATTGCTTAAATGGAGTCTAAAATCTGCAGGATTTCGGTTGAGAATTGTAAAATGAtgcaaataatttttcttttactgGAACCATAAACACTTTTGGTGATGAGAAGCAACATGTGAGCTACTTGAGTTAGTCTTGTGGTTAGTCCtgatttttttgagaaattttatttgggTACGACATAATTAGGTAGCTTAACTTAAAATCATGGCTCTTTTTGGTCTTCTGCCTGGCCTGAAGATTACTGATATGTGCTGAAGGGTCTTTGTGTATTCCTGCTTCTGGTTAGGTCGGGACACTTAGGTCAATAATTTGGTTAAATGTGCATCAGCTAGAACTACTAGGATTCTTATTATTTGGTGTGAGTGTCCTTTTATGCATTCCcatgttgtttgtttgttctaTAACTCCCTTTTTTCGTCTTCTGGTGATTGCTTATGACGAGACAGAAATTTATTTCGAAAATCTATTTCCAACTCTTTATATTGCATTTGTATGGTCATTACCtctttgctctctttttttACGTGACATTTGCTATGGTGCAATGTAGGTATAAAAAGGCTTTACTTGACAATGGCCTCACTGTTCAAGTAAGTCAAACATTTGATTTGTTTCTGAAATTCGTATTCTTTGAGATTATTTATTTGATGACATGTTTTGTTGTCCAATAACCGGCAGGGTTTAGGTGAAATTTCAAGTCACCATTTTTTGGATTAAAAGGTCTTGTTGGAACTTTCATTGCGTAGAAGGATGCCAACATTGATATGGGGTGTTGACCCCTTTTCAAAGTCAGAAAATAGAacacacattgatgcatttatgATTTGTATTTAAAAAGTGCATGGCATTAATGTGTTGCCTATAAAGTGCATTTTATTAATGTGGTAAATGATGACATGACTTTGGAAGGGTAAAATCAGTTATATGACGTCATATAACTGATTTTACCCTTTCATAACCAGGAAATAGAACATGTGCTCACCCCCTACATTTGTCTAGCATGCCATTTTTAAATAGCTGTGCAAAATTGATTATACAATTTGTATTCATAATGTGGAGTTTATTATTTACATTTATTTGTAAGGGTAGTATAGTCAATATACTATTTTAAGTGTGTTTATAAACTTTTAGGGCTTTTGTTTGTATGCAATATGTGAGACTGCATCTCTCTCATGGACGGTTATTGTTCATCTCCGTCTACTCTAGCAATTCTCTGTTTCTCTATACATAACGTGCATTGCATTAATGTGTTACCTATAACCTATGGATTTCAAGCTCTAAGAAGAGGAGGAAAGGAGGACAACAGAAAAGAAATGAGGGAACTTCTTATGGTTTTGACAGCTACCTATACCTCTGCTTCTGTATTCATTTTCATTTATCAATGATGAATGTGTGAGAACAATGTGTCTAAAGACTCTAAACCATACTGTTTTATAATAAGAAGAGTTCTTGGGACTGTTGAGGGATTTTAGTTGTTttatgtggcccagtggtagagttgcaggggtgcaacctagaggccaCATGTTAAATTCTTGGAAACAGTCTATCCACATATTGTGGGAGGGTAAGGTCTACTACAGCTTGCATGTTCCATTGCAGGAATCTTGTGCActggtgttgtttacctttgtcTTTTAGATGCTTATTTGGTTGAATTTTGCATGGTGTACCATAGGCGTAGGGTTTTCAGGACAAGCTTTTTTGGCATATATGCGACGTTACTTGTAGCAAATTCTGTGAATCTTATCTCTTCTTAATTCTACTGTGAAGGTCACATAAAATAACAAGACATTTAACAGCTTTGGGTGAATTATCCAGGTGCCACCATATATTGAGAACGGTGAATCAATAGTTATTAAAACAGAGGATGACTCATTTCTTAGCAGGTAAATATCATGTATGATTTATCATTTGATATTTTCAAAGTATTACTTTTTCCTCCTTTGTTGCAGTTTTCATCTAATAGTTGTTGCATAATAATAGCATGCAACTTTTAgattgcatgtgtgtgtgttcaTTTCTTGATGGAGTGTTGGttcaaaatttttggtaaaCTTACATGCATGGAAAAGAATGATTAAACAAGAAGTTGTTGGCTGGTGGTAGCCTCTCCTTAGTATTTCGAACGGGTTGGAGCTTTGAATCCCACTACACATGCTAAATAAcaactaataataaaaattaatattattcatcaaaaaaaaaaaaaaactggtatttcttttctttgtgtGGCAAAAGGAACTTATTTAAGAACGGCACCAATGGAGTGCCTCCAATACATAACTAGAAGGGACAGCTACAAGCTGCGCCGTTAGAAAACTGAATTTCGTCATTTAGGAAATCTCCCTAGTATTTAAAAATTAAGAATGCTCCATTGTCTATTAATAAATTATGGAGGTCTCTTTCCCTTCAAAAAGTCTTTCTTCCCTTCCCCGGCCTTTGTGGCCCTTACCCACAAAAAGTAGAAGGCATGGAAACAACTGTACAAGGACCAAATTTTAGGATTGCATTTCTCCAAATCAAAAATTAACTACAACGTGAACCCAAGAACACTTGTGATGGATATTTCATAAACGAGGTCCTATGGTTCCTTACGAGTGAATATTGAAGTGTCTGCTATTTTAGCAACATCCAACATGCCCAAGAACACTCGTGATGGATATTTGATAAACGAAGTCCTATGGTTCCTTATGAGTGAATATTGAAGTGTCTGTTATTTTAGCAACATCTAATATGCCAAAGAACACTTGTGATGGATATTTCGTGTTGTCCTCTTCTCCAGCACATACGCACATATATTAGATTGCTGAGATCCTGTGCTATTGAAATATAAGTTGTTTGTGTAGCAAACATTCCTGCGTACTCAGGCTTGTTTCCAgtgatgcattttcaaatatcaaTCTACATTCTTCAGTGTTTAGAAAACATTTGTTGATTGGCTTCAGCATAAGTGTCGTTATTTGCAATTTGAGTCGAATGACGTTTTTATCAGAAACAACATATTTATCTTTCCAAGTACAAATAGTTTGTTATCTGCGTGCTATATGGTATACAGGTGGTTGTTTCTGTGTTTATTTTGGTGTATTGTTTTTTGGTTAAATTTGGAGGAAGACTGAAAATAAAAGTGATTTTTTTCCCATTCTCTTTCACAGGGCCAACGATTAAAACATTGTGAAGCTGGTTGCAACTTGTGTCAGACGGCTCTACAGCCGTATGGATATGATTTGAGAGATGCGATGTGTCCATGCTTTGATGATGAATTGGTGTGAGTCCATGATCAAGGACAGATAAAGGGCTCTTCTTAGTTCTTACAGTCCTCTGTGCTCGTTTGAGTACAAGAATTATTCAACAATTTTGGAACTCTGTAATTTGCATTTTTTTAAAGACGTTTCCCCCCTGTTTTACTGGAGCACAAGAGCGGCGGGCTGGACGGGTGAATGGCCCCAGAATTGTGTAGTTTTATACGTgttaatggtttttttttccctcttggtAGATAATATTACAAATAGAAGGAAAAACAGTGAAACACCAAACCTAGACCCCTCTTGCCACCTGACCAACATCAGGAGGGGAGACCATGTAGCCAAAGCTCGAGCTAGAATTTTCCCACTCCTCCAGGACTCCCAGGCATTACTAGGATAAATGATACACTTGATCCACCTGTCATCAAATGGTCAAATCGAGAACTATGATAGATGGCACAACTGGTAACTATGATAGATGGCACAACTGGTCTTTTTTTAGGGCACTGCTGGAGCCTGGAGAATTAAGAGGGAAGAGAGAAATTAGAGTTGCTGTACAatgtgaggaggaggaggagctagAGCCGAGAGGTGTGCGATTATATAGcctatgttttgtttaaataccccAGTATGAGTGAATGCATGGTTTACCAACCCTTTATTTGTTAGGTGATGAAAGATGTTGAAGACAGATAATTATCGAGTAATCAGAACCAAACTCTGTTAAACTCACTTTAACTGAGGGATTGTTTTTGtttcattaaaataaaaatatacatCTTGCCCCGCCCAGATATTAATGGGCCTCCCACCATCCCAGACTGAAATATTGAAATTGGGCCCAGCCCGGCAAGGCTGGTGGGCTGGCTTTctcaattcaaaatattttcaatctAGTAATGCAATACCCAATTCAGCCTTCTCACATTAAAATGAAATCAGAAATATAAAGCCAGATCTTGCATGCAAGCTCATATGCAATACAATTACAACAAGATAGACATATCTTGGTTggcatatgtgtgcccaagACTCGTAAAGCATATTTCTTGACggtatttccaaaaaaaaaagctcataTGCAATTAATCAAAAATGGCAAAATCAACTACTACATCAGATAGGAGAATGGATGGGCGTGGACATCATCCTGCCAAATCAAGAATCAATTCAGAGCAACTTCTCAAGAAGCAAAAGGGTTTAATAAGAAAAAGGACACAGAATACATTTTCAACTTCAATCCCGCCATTTATTCAGGTTCAATCTCTTTCTCAAGTTTAGGCAGATTTCTAAATGAAAAACTCAAATTCAAAGGAATTTTATAATATCCCCATTCCGTTGCACACCAAAAATGCATCAATTTCGCTGTCTAAGTCTCTTGATTTATGAGTTCGACTTCGAGGTGAAACCCCACCATAACCATCTAGAAGTACAACAACGCcgaaatttattatttaagaGCTCAAGTTCGGGAGAAATTTCCATCCCTCAAGTATACTACAATCCAAGTTTCTTCTCAGCCTTTTGGATGTAGTTCAGGAATATCCATGTCATCTGCATAGGCAAAAAATCGATATCAGAACTTTGCAAAATTAGATATAAGCGCACACCGGTTCCCAAGTAAACAGCGAAAGTCCAATAGTGAACCAGACAACACCATAAGCATTCACGCAGGGCATGCACAACAATTGCAAAAGAGAATTCAAGACCCCCCACACCCAAAAAAACACATGGCAATTGGTGAGTGCAAGGGAGTAAACAATGACATGCCACAAAACACCACACCCGTTCATGTAAACGTGCATAGTATTCGTGAGTGAGAATACCGTGACAAACCACACCCATTCACATAAAGGTGCACAGCGAGTGCAAGAGAGAATACCATAACATGAGGAGCAATTCTAACGCAATACACAGGAAATCCAGTGTAAAACTTTAATGGTCCTCCTGCCTTGAGGGTTTTCATAGCACAGTCCAAAGAGCCGGTGTATGGATATTTTCCCAGAGCATCCGGCTGCATTTTCTGAATCTGGGTTTTGACGAAATCAAAGGGCAAACTGCAGGCTGAAGCAAAGAATCCGGAAATAGTACTGGcccctggaaaaaaaaaaaaagtgacaagAAAGTTATCAGATTAGAATTCCACCAGTGAAACTATTATCAGTTTCAAAGAAAAAGGGTTTAACTAAGCAGCAGTTTGTACAGGCATTTCCTAGCCCGGAAAATAACTTCATGAACAATGCGGAGTAAACAACTCAAACAACAAACAGGCTGAAAGTACGGATTTTACTTGATTTAgcaaatattttccttcattCCTACAGAATAAAAATTTATGACAGAAGATGAGAGTACACTTCGTTCCATTATTTGCAACTACTTCACTGACAAAGGCAACTTCCTAAAGACAATATCTAAAAGATCTAAAACATTCATCAAACAGTAAGC
Protein-coding regions in this window:
- the LOC120017167 gene encoding elongation factor P isoform X2, which codes for MVLSVQKYTMAAFHYRKTLSRAFSFAAASASLTKTLSTHIAPCSSHSLLSRSLQTLAFRSTIAIPNLGISSCPWSIIQHRDVSVSASELRPGNVIEKSGRIYQVVDAEHKMRGRGGAAMQVVFRCIDTGNKISFRFGTDEAVERVFVEEKSFTCLYTESETAFLIEPDTFDQLEVPLDLFGKAASYLKGDMKVRLLLYDDRPLSGSIPKHVTCTVKETQPHVKGISATPRYKKALLDNGLTVQGLGEISSHHFLD
- the LOC120017167 gene encoding elongation factor P isoform X3; the protein is MVLSVQKYTMAAFHYRKTLSRAFSFAAASASLTKTLSTHIAPCSSHSLLSRSLQTLAFRSTIAIPNLGISSCPWSIIQHRDVSVSASELRPGNVIEKSGRIYQVVDAEHKMRGRGGAAMQVVFRCIDTGNKISFRFGTDEAVERVFVEEKSFTCLYTESETAFLIEPDTFDQLEVPLDLFGKAASYLKGDMKVRLLLYDDRPLSGSIPKHVTCTVKETQPHVKGISATPRYKKALLDNGLTVQVT
- the LOC120017167 gene encoding elongation factor P isoform X1, whose amino-acid sequence is MVLSVQKYTMAAFHYRKTLSRAFSFAAASASLTKTLSTHIAPCSSHSLLSRSLQTLAFRSTIAIPNLGISSCPWSIIQHRDVSVSASELRPGNVIEKSGRIYQVVDAEHKMRGRGGAAMQVVFRCIDTGNKISFRFGTDEAVERVFVEEKSFTCLYTESETAFLIEPDTFDQLEVPLDLFGKAASYLKGDMKVRLLLYDDRPLSGSIPKHVTCTVKETQPHVKGISATPRYKKALLDNGLTVQVPPYIENGESIVIKTEDDSFLSRAND